From Streptomyces chrestomyceticus JCM 4735, one genomic window encodes:
- a CDS encoding cytochrome P450 encodes MSGQPPGERTAHPAGTDVAFPLSRRGDIVPDECAWLRDERPVARVRTLAGDPAWLVSTYELATRVLDDETFSLSATAAPGARQQYAPTFPIEIRKNLSRIKDEGMRDAVMQALSPRAIKEATGQFRRRAEALIDELLAEGPPVDLKDRFTDPYTAHVMCTVLGLPDDDWRRLMSGLDISIMTAPRPFEGAMANWDKGMAYMAGLLRAPGAAEAPGLLGALARVRADSGGEAGADTDEHLTMTLHSLFEAGAVSTSAFLTLAIMLLLRDTGQRRWLGDHPEAIGPAVEELLRYNLSIGDALPRIATRDTELGGTPIAAGDLVLVLVEGANHDPAVFRDPGRLDLTRTPNPHLAFGSGRHYCPATTLARAHAATALTALLARLPGLRLAVPDEEIGWRSGWIKRTPERLPVLW; translated from the coding sequence GTGAGCGGACAGCCTCCTGGCGAACGGACCGCCCACCCGGCCGGCACGGACGTGGCCTTCCCGCTCTCCCGGCGCGGTGACATCGTCCCCGACGAGTGCGCCTGGCTGCGCGACGAGCGCCCGGTCGCCCGGGTGCGCACACTGGCCGGCGACCCGGCGTGGCTGGTGTCCACCTACGAGCTGGCCACCCGCGTCCTGGACGACGAGACCTTCAGCCTCTCGGCCACCGCCGCCCCCGGCGCGCGCCAGCAGTACGCGCCCACCTTCCCCATCGAGATCCGCAAGAACCTGTCGCGCATCAAGGACGAGGGGATGCGGGACGCCGTGATGCAGGCCCTGTCGCCCCGGGCGATCAAGGAGGCGACCGGCCAGTTCCGCCGCCGGGCCGAGGCGCTGATCGACGAGCTGCTGGCCGAGGGACCGCCCGTCGACCTCAAGGACCGGTTCACCGACCCCTACACCGCGCACGTGATGTGCACCGTCCTCGGGCTGCCCGACGACGACTGGCGGCGGCTGATGAGCGGCCTGGACATCAGCATCATGACCGCGCCCCGTCCCTTCGAAGGCGCTATGGCCAACTGGGACAAGGGAATGGCCTACATGGCCGGGCTGCTGCGGGCGCCCGGCGCGGCCGAAGCGCCCGGCCTCCTCGGCGCGCTGGCACGGGTCCGCGCCGACAGCGGCGGCGAGGCGGGCGCGGACACCGACGAACACCTCACGATGACGCTGCACTCCCTGTTCGAAGCGGGCGCCGTCAGCACCTCCGCCTTCCTGACGCTGGCGATCATGCTGCTGCTCCGCGACACCGGGCAACGGCGGTGGCTGGGGGACCACCCCGAGGCCATCGGCCCGGCGGTGGAGGAACTGCTGCGCTACAACCTGTCCATCGGTGACGCACTGCCGCGCATCGCCACCCGGGACACCGAACTGGGCGGTACCCCCATCGCCGCGGGCGATCTCGTCCTCGTCCTGGTCGAAGGCGCCAACCACGACCCGGCCGTCTTCCGCGACCCGGGCCGGCTGGACCTGACCCGGACGCCCAACCCCCACCTGGCGTTCGGCAGCGGACGCCACTACTGCCCGGCCACCACGCTGGCCCGGGCCCACGCGGCCACCGCG
- a CDS encoding tRNA-dependent cyclodipeptide synthase, translating into MGAPQAAVNFRTRPLTDRCDRIRRRGDHALIGVSTNNSYFSAQRLTALVHWAQGQFRAVDIICADLHIDTVLTAEGAAPESVGKRARRRVTDVRRRIRKAVQAASPDGPQPGAHLLSDFQHNDAYQRLRADIDRALREDPEFADACHDMVRLHMLGQPQKAGGAHSAADSGDGGPADGAEAGRLRAGLQYLCGELPFFVDTPSILGVPSSVSCYHLFTPILGPLCMRENGLRAADNQAFLAVTPDDTPTDGERDVT; encoded by the coding sequence TGACCGGTGTGACCGTATTCGCCGGCGTGGCGATCACGCGTTGATCGGAGTGAGCACGAACAACAGCTATTTCAGTGCGCAACGGCTCACCGCGCTGGTGCACTGGGCGCAGGGGCAGTTCCGGGCCGTCGACATCATCTGCGCCGACCTTCACATAGACACCGTGCTGACCGCCGAGGGGGCGGCTCCGGAGAGTGTCGGAAAGCGTGCTCGCAGACGCGTCACCGATGTGCGCCGCAGAATCCGCAAAGCCGTCCAGGCGGCCTCGCCCGACGGTCCGCAGCCCGGTGCCCATCTGTTGTCGGACTTCCAGCACAATGACGCCTACCAGCGTCTGCGGGCGGACATCGACAGGGCCCTGCGCGAGGACCCGGAATTCGCGGACGCCTGCCACGACATGGTCCGTCTCCATATGCTGGGGCAGCCACAGAAAGCGGGCGGAGCGCATTCCGCCGCCGACTCCGGGGACGGCGGCCCGGCAGACGGGGCGGAAGCCGGCCGGCTACGGGCCGGGCTGCAGTACCTGTGCGGCGAACTGCCTTTCTTCGTGGACACCCCGAGCATTCTCGGTGTTCCCTCGTCGGTTTCCTGCTACCACCTGTTCACGCCCATCCTCGGGCCGCTGTGCATGAGGGAGAACGGCCTGCGGGCCGCGGACAACCAGGCGTTCCTGGCGGTGACGCCGGACGACACCCCCACGGACGGAGAAAGGGACGTGACGTGA